DNA sequence from the Cupriavidus sp. WKF15 genome:
ACGATGCACGCGAACTGCTGCTTGCCGACGCGCCAGACATGGAGATCGGTGACGCGCGTGGCATCGCGGTCATCCTCGGCGTGCTCGAATTCCGCCAGCACCTCGCGCACTTCGTCGACCACCGGGTGATCCATCTCGCGATCCAGCAGTACGGTGCCGCTCTGGCGCAGCAGCCCGAGTGCCCAGCGGCCTACCAGTGCGGCGCCGACCAGGCCCATCACCGGGTCCAGCCAGCTCCAGCCCAGCCACCAGCCGCCGGCCAGCGCGATGATGGCCAGCACCGATGTGGCGGCATCCGCCAGCACGTGCAGGTAGGCGGAGCGCAGGTTGATGTCGTGATGGTGCCCATGCCCATGCGCGTGGTCGTGATCATGGTGGTGTCCGTGCCCGTGATGATCATGATGTGCGCCGCCGAGAATCAGTGCGCAACCCAGGTTCACCAGCAGCCCCAGCGCCGTGATGGCCATGGCTTCGCGATAGTGGATGGCTTGCGGACTGAACAGCCGCTCCACCGAGCCGATCGCCATCAGCGCAGCCACGCCCAGCAGGAACACGGCACTGGCGAAGCCGGCGAGCACTTCAATC
Encoded proteins:
- the dmeF gene encoding CDF family Co(II)/Ni(II) efflux transporter DmeF, which produces MHTENLSSWTHSHVFDTGNHAAERGTRLVMLITAVTMVVEIAAGWWFNSMALLADGWHMSSHALAIGMTAFAYAAARRYASDARFAFGTWKIEVLAGFASAVFLLGVAALMAIGSVERLFSPQAIHYREAMAITALGLLVNLGCALILGGAHHDHHGHGHHHDHDHAHGHGHHHDINLRSAYLHVLADAATSVLAIIALAGGWWLGWSWLDPVMGLVGAALVGRWALGLLRQSGTVLLDREMDHPVVDEVREVLAEFEHAEDDRDATRVTDLHVWRVGKQQFACIVCLVTHDTALTPQRVRKTLSVHEELVHVTVEISVCRDEDHPGVPAARHA